Proteins from one uncultured Anaeromusa sp. genomic window:
- a CDS encoding GntR family transcriptional regulator, with translation MKSTSKSLTKTKRITIPESISNHLRKQILIGEIHAGEPLRQELLAQQFGVSISALREALKILEGEKLVRFLPNHGAEVMRLTAEEALEIYEIRMMLETGILALSIPKLKEEDFLRAEKILEEEASCHDPARYNEINSLFHEYLYEPAGNLRLLDMIHLLHNNVARYLVFYLDKMDFKDFSHAEHTELLAACRERDVRKAKQVLKKHMNKACKLLVEYLKQHE, from the coding sequence ATGAAGAGCACATCAAAAAGCTTAACCAAAACCAAGAGAATCACCATCCCGGAAAGCATTAGCAACCATTTGCGCAAACAAATCCTAATCGGCGAAATTCACGCTGGCGAGCCTTTGCGTCAAGAACTACTTGCGCAACAGTTTGGCGTGAGTATCAGCGCTTTGCGTGAAGCTTTAAAAATTTTGGAAGGAGAAAAACTGGTCCGCTTCCTGCCGAATCATGGAGCGGAAGTCATGCGCCTGACCGCGGAAGAAGCCCTTGAAATCTATGAGATTCGTATGATGCTGGAAACCGGTATCCTCGCACTTTCCATTCCCAAACTGAAAGAAGAAGACTTTCTGCGAGCGGAAAAAATTCTGGAAGAAGAAGCGTCCTGCCACGATCCGGCTCGTTACAACGAAATCAATTCCCTCTTTCATGAATATCTTTATGAACCGGCTGGCAACCTGCGCCTTCTGGATATGATTCATCTGCTGCATAACAACGTCGCACGGTATCTGGTTTTCTATCTCGACAAAATGGATTTTAAGGACTTTTCGCATGCAGAACATACCGAGCTCCTTGCCGCTTGCCGCGAAAGAGACGTTCGCAAGGCCAAACAAGTTCTAAAAAAGCATATGAATAAAGCTTGCAAACTGTTAGTAGAGTATCTAAAGCAACATGAATAA